The following coding sequences lie in one Sorex araneus isolate mSorAra2 chromosome 4, mSorAra2.pri, whole genome shotgun sequence genomic window:
- the RBAK gene encoding RB-associated KRAB zinc finger protein isoform X3 gives MSGSQGPVSFWDVAVDFTQEEWRQLDAEQKIIYKDVMLESYGHLVSLGYDGTKPNVIIKLEQGEEPWIAECEYTCQNYAGKKQRVDDLIERIQDIEDKHLRQAVGTHSKVLGEGRGPAVDGAQTESLVSSGMVSHNCASCGKNLDSASKLIISDGSYARRKTNGCSQCGKACGEKSYEFTQNGEACSQSEESIIQKVSILERPLDYNKCMEALDNETAFLTHKNPFTGESTCEWNGSGSDFIQMSEFNVYQRSQTEMKPFECSECGKSFCKKSKFIIHQRAHTGEKPYECNVCGKSFSQKGTLTVHRRSHLEEKPYKCNECGKTFCQKLHLTQHLRTHSGEKPYECSECGKTFCQKTHLTLHQRNHSGERPYPCTECGKSFSRKSALSDHQRTHTGEKLYKCNECGKSYYRKSTLITHQRIHTGEKPYQCSECGKFFSRVSYLTIHYRSHLEEKPYECNECGKTFNLNSAFIRHRKVHTDEKPHECSECGKFSLFSCLPDHHTTPLGEKPYECNECGRTFLENAAFPSLPKGEKSYECNICGKLFSELAYYTVHYRSHSEEKPYGCSECGKTFSHNSSLFRHQRVHTGEKPYECYECGKFFSQKSYLTIHHRIHSGEKPYECSKCGKVFSRMSNLTVHYRSHSGEKPYECNECGKVFSQKSYLTVHYRTHSGEKPYECSDCGKKFHHRSAFNSHQRIHRRGSMNLLDMENLL, from the exons ATGAGTGGATCTCAG GGGCCTGTGTCCTTTTGGGATGTGGCCGTGGACTTCACCCAGGAGGAGTGGCGGCAGCTGGACGCCGAGCAGAAGATAATCTACAAAGACGTGATGCTGGAAAGCTACGGCCACCTCGTCTCCCTGG GGTACGATGGCACCAAACCAAATGTCATCATCAAGTTGGAGCAGGGAGAGGAGCCCTGGATAGCAGAATGTGAATATACTTGTCAGAATTATGCAG gaaaAAAACAGAGAGTTGACGACCTGATAGAGAGGATTCAGGACATTGAAGACAAACACTTAAGGCAAGCTGTTGGCACCCATAGCAAAGTCCTGGGTGAAGGGAGAGGGCCTGCAGTTGATGGAGCTCAGACGGAAAGTTTGGTTTCTTCTGGCATGGTGTCTCACAATTGTGCATCTTGTGGGAAGAACTTAGACTCTGCTTCAAAATTAATAATTAGTGATGGAAGTTATGCAAGAAGAAAAACCAATGGGTGTAGTCAATGTGGGAAAGCATGTGGAGAAAAATCATACGAATTTACTCAAAATGGAGAAGCTTGTTCTCAAAGTGAGGAAAGTATTATTCAGAAAGTGAGCATTTTGGAGAGGCCCCTTGACTACAATAAATGCATGGAAGCCTTAGACAACGAAACCGCTTTCCTTACTCATAAGAACCCATTTACAGGAGAGTCCACCTGTGAGTGGAATGGTTCTGGGTCAGATTTCATCCAGATGTCAGAGTTTAATGTTTACCAGAGATCCCAAACAGAAATGAAGCCCTTTGAATGTAGCGAATGTGGAAAGTCCTTCTGTAAAAAGTCAAAATTTATTATACACCAGAGAgctcacacaggagagaaaccttatgaatGTAACGTTTGTGGGAAATCCTTCAGCCAAAAGGGAACCCTAACTGTGCACCGGAGATCCCATTTAGAAGAGAAGCCCTACAAATGCAACGAGTGTGGGAAGACTTTCTGTCAGAAGCTCCATCTTACTCAGCATCTAAGAACTCATTCaggagagaaaccctatgaatgtagTGAGTGTGGGAAAACGTTTTGCCAAAAAACACATCTCACCCTGCACCAGAGAAATCATTCTGGCGAGAGACCCTACCCATGTACGGAATGTGGGAAGTCTTTCTCCCGCAAGTCTGCCCTCAGTGATCATCAGAGaacacacacaggagagaagcTCTATAAATGTAACGAGTGCGGGAAATCCTACTACCGGAAATCAACACTCATCACTCACCAGAGAATACACACGGGAGAGAAACCCTATCAGTGTAGCGAATGTGGAAAATTTTTTTCTCGGGTGTCGTACCTCACTATTCATTATAGAAGTCATTTAGAGGAAAAACCCTATGAATGTAATGAATGTGGAAAGACTTTCAACTTAAATTCTGCCTTCATTAGACACAGGAAAGTACACACAGATGAGAAACCTCACGAATGtagtgagtgtggaaagttttCTCTGTTTTCCTGTCTCCCTGATCATCACACGACTCCTTTaggagagaaaccttatgaatGTAATGAATGTGGAAGAACCTTCCTGGAAAATGCAGCTTTCCCATCACTCCCAAAAGGGGAGAAATCCTATGAATGTAACATATGTGGGAAATTGTTCTCTGAGTTGGCCTACTATACTGTGCATTATAGAAGTCACTCAGAAGAGAAGCCCTATGGTTGTAGTGAATGTGGGAAAACTTTCTCCCATAATTCTTCTCTCTTTCGACATCAGAGAGTGCACACAGGCGAGAAACCCTATGAGTGTTATGAGTGTGGAAAATTCTTCTCTCAGAAGTCTTATCTCACAATACATCATAGAATTCATTCCGGAGAGAAACCCTACGAGTGTAGTAAATGTGGAAAGGTCTTCTCTCGAATGTCAAACCTCACTGTCCACTATAGAAGCCACTCGGGAGAGAAGCCCTACGAATGTAATGAATGTGGGAAAGTGTTTTCTCAGAAGTCATACCTCACTGTACATTATCGAACTCATTCgggagagaaaccctatgaatgtagTGACTGTGGGAAAAAATTTCACCACAGGTCAGCTTTCAATAGCCATCAGAGAATCCACAGGAGAGGCAGCATGAACCTGCTTGATATGGAAAATCTCCTGTAG
- the RBAK gene encoding RB-associated KRAB zinc finger protein isoform X2: MESAPGFPGFPGRCSSWSRGSRERSAASDGPSRSPPAPKMSGSQGPVSFWDVAVDFTQEEWRQLDAEQKIIYKDVMLESYGHLVSLGYDGTKPNVIIKLEQGEEPWIAECEYTCQNYAGKKQRVDDLIERIQDIEDKHLRQAVGTHSKVLGEGRGPAVDGAQTESLVSSGMVSHNCASCGKNLDSASKLIISDGSYARRKTNGCSQCGKACGEKSYEFTQNGEACSQSEESIIQKVSILERPLDYNKCMEALDNETAFLTHKNPFTGESTCEWNGSGSDFIQMSEFNVYQRSQTEMKPFECSECGKSFCKKSKFIIHQRAHTGEKPYECNVCGKSFSQKGTLTVHRRSHLEEKPYKCNECGKTFCQKLHLTQHLRTHSGEKPYECSECGKTFCQKTHLTLHQRNHSGERPYPCTECGKSFSRKSALSDHQRTHTGEKLYKCNECGKSYYRKSTLITHQRIHTGEKPYQCSECGKFFSRVSYLTIHYRSHLEEKPYECNECGKTFNLNSAFIRHRKVHTDEKPHECSECGKFSLFSCLPDHHTTPLGEKPYECNECGRTFLENAAFPSLPKGEKSYECNICGKLFSELAYYTVHYRSHSEEKPYGCSECGKTFSHNSSLFRHQRVHTGEKPYECYECGKFFSQKSYLTIHHRIHSGEKPYECSKCGKVFSRMSNLTVHYRSHSGEKPYECNECGKVFSQKSYLTVHYRTHSGEKPYECSDCGKKFHHRSAFNSHQRIHRRGSMNLLDMENLL; the protein is encoded by the exons GTGCAGCCAGTGACGGTCCATCTAGATCTCCTCCAGCACCGAAAATGAGTGGATCTCAG GGGCCTGTGTCCTTTTGGGATGTGGCCGTGGACTTCACCCAGGAGGAGTGGCGGCAGCTGGACGCCGAGCAGAAGATAATCTACAAAGACGTGATGCTGGAAAGCTACGGCCACCTCGTCTCCCTGG GGTACGATGGCACCAAACCAAATGTCATCATCAAGTTGGAGCAGGGAGAGGAGCCCTGGATAGCAGAATGTGAATATACTTGTCAGAATTATGCAG gaaaAAAACAGAGAGTTGACGACCTGATAGAGAGGATTCAGGACATTGAAGACAAACACTTAAGGCAAGCTGTTGGCACCCATAGCAAAGTCCTGGGTGAAGGGAGAGGGCCTGCAGTTGATGGAGCTCAGACGGAAAGTTTGGTTTCTTCTGGCATGGTGTCTCACAATTGTGCATCTTGTGGGAAGAACTTAGACTCTGCTTCAAAATTAATAATTAGTGATGGAAGTTATGCAAGAAGAAAAACCAATGGGTGTAGTCAATGTGGGAAAGCATGTGGAGAAAAATCATACGAATTTACTCAAAATGGAGAAGCTTGTTCTCAAAGTGAGGAAAGTATTATTCAGAAAGTGAGCATTTTGGAGAGGCCCCTTGACTACAATAAATGCATGGAAGCCTTAGACAACGAAACCGCTTTCCTTACTCATAAGAACCCATTTACAGGAGAGTCCACCTGTGAGTGGAATGGTTCTGGGTCAGATTTCATCCAGATGTCAGAGTTTAATGTTTACCAGAGATCCCAAACAGAAATGAAGCCCTTTGAATGTAGCGAATGTGGAAAGTCCTTCTGTAAAAAGTCAAAATTTATTATACACCAGAGAgctcacacaggagagaaaccttatgaatGTAACGTTTGTGGGAAATCCTTCAGCCAAAAGGGAACCCTAACTGTGCACCGGAGATCCCATTTAGAAGAGAAGCCCTACAAATGCAACGAGTGTGGGAAGACTTTCTGTCAGAAGCTCCATCTTACTCAGCATCTAAGAACTCATTCaggagagaaaccctatgaatgtagTGAGTGTGGGAAAACGTTTTGCCAAAAAACACATCTCACCCTGCACCAGAGAAATCATTCTGGCGAGAGACCCTACCCATGTACGGAATGTGGGAAGTCTTTCTCCCGCAAGTCTGCCCTCAGTGATCATCAGAGaacacacacaggagagaagcTCTATAAATGTAACGAGTGCGGGAAATCCTACTACCGGAAATCAACACTCATCACTCACCAGAGAATACACACGGGAGAGAAACCCTATCAGTGTAGCGAATGTGGAAAATTTTTTTCTCGGGTGTCGTACCTCACTATTCATTATAGAAGTCATTTAGAGGAAAAACCCTATGAATGTAATGAATGTGGAAAGACTTTCAACTTAAATTCTGCCTTCATTAGACACAGGAAAGTACACACAGATGAGAAACCTCACGAATGtagtgagtgtggaaagttttCTCTGTTTTCCTGTCTCCCTGATCATCACACGACTCCTTTaggagagaaaccttatgaatGTAATGAATGTGGAAGAACCTTCCTGGAAAATGCAGCTTTCCCATCACTCCCAAAAGGGGAGAAATCCTATGAATGTAACATATGTGGGAAATTGTTCTCTGAGTTGGCCTACTATACTGTGCATTATAGAAGTCACTCAGAAGAGAAGCCCTATGGTTGTAGTGAATGTGGGAAAACTTTCTCCCATAATTCTTCTCTCTTTCGACATCAGAGAGTGCACACAGGCGAGAAACCCTATGAGTGTTATGAGTGTGGAAAATTCTTCTCTCAGAAGTCTTATCTCACAATACATCATAGAATTCATTCCGGAGAGAAACCCTACGAGTGTAGTAAATGTGGAAAGGTCTTCTCTCGAATGTCAAACCTCACTGTCCACTATAGAAGCCACTCGGGAGAGAAGCCCTACGAATGTAATGAATGTGGGAAAGTGTTTTCTCAGAAGTCATACCTCACTGTACATTATCGAACTCATTCgggagagaaaccctatgaatgtagTGACTGTGGGAAAAAATTTCACCACAGGTCAGCTTTCAATAGCCATCAGAGAATCCACAGGAGAGGCAGCATGAACCTGCTTGATATGGAAAATCTCCTGTAG
- the RBAK gene encoding RB-associated KRAB zinc finger protein isoform X1 translates to MQSRPAASFIASRAVSEASARAGALAPRDPASGRRLVAVGSRCGLRRCGRRDGRVDPASRAPSPDASCSGRGGPDTDCPPAPAQGPRGAASDGPSRSPPAPKMSGSQGPVSFWDVAVDFTQEEWRQLDAEQKIIYKDVMLESYGHLVSLGYDGTKPNVIIKLEQGEEPWIAECEYTCQNYAGKKQRVDDLIERIQDIEDKHLRQAVGTHSKVLGEGRGPAVDGAQTESLVSSGMVSHNCASCGKNLDSASKLIISDGSYARRKTNGCSQCGKACGEKSYEFTQNGEACSQSEESIIQKVSILERPLDYNKCMEALDNETAFLTHKNPFTGESTCEWNGSGSDFIQMSEFNVYQRSQTEMKPFECSECGKSFCKKSKFIIHQRAHTGEKPYECNVCGKSFSQKGTLTVHRRSHLEEKPYKCNECGKTFCQKLHLTQHLRTHSGEKPYECSECGKTFCQKTHLTLHQRNHSGERPYPCTECGKSFSRKSALSDHQRTHTGEKLYKCNECGKSYYRKSTLITHQRIHTGEKPYQCSECGKFFSRVSYLTIHYRSHLEEKPYECNECGKTFNLNSAFIRHRKVHTDEKPHECSECGKFSLFSCLPDHHTTPLGEKPYECNECGRTFLENAAFPSLPKGEKSYECNICGKLFSELAYYTVHYRSHSEEKPYGCSECGKTFSHNSSLFRHQRVHTGEKPYECYECGKFFSQKSYLTIHHRIHSGEKPYECSKCGKVFSRMSNLTVHYRSHSGEKPYECNECGKVFSQKSYLTVHYRTHSGEKPYECSDCGKKFHHRSAFNSHQRIHRRGSMNLLDMENLL, encoded by the exons ATGCAGTCCAGGCCTGCTGCTTCCTTCATCGCCTCGCGGGCGGTTTCCGAGGCGTCGGCTCGCGCAGGCGCACTGGCGCCGCGCGACCCCGCTTCCGGTCGGCGCCTGGTGGCTGTTGGCTCGCGCTGCGGCCTCCGGCGTTGCGGGCGGCGGGACGGGCGGGTGGACCCGGCTTCGCGTGCGCCCAGTCCAGACGCGAGCTGCAGCGGGCGGGGAGGCCCGGACACCGATTGCCCGCCGGCGCCGGCCCAAGGCCCGCGGG GTGCAGCCAGTGACGGTCCATCTAGATCTCCTCCAGCACCGAAAATGAGTGGATCTCAG GGGCCTGTGTCCTTTTGGGATGTGGCCGTGGACTTCACCCAGGAGGAGTGGCGGCAGCTGGACGCCGAGCAGAAGATAATCTACAAAGACGTGATGCTGGAAAGCTACGGCCACCTCGTCTCCCTGG GGTACGATGGCACCAAACCAAATGTCATCATCAAGTTGGAGCAGGGAGAGGAGCCCTGGATAGCAGAATGTGAATATACTTGTCAGAATTATGCAG gaaaAAAACAGAGAGTTGACGACCTGATAGAGAGGATTCAGGACATTGAAGACAAACACTTAAGGCAAGCTGTTGGCACCCATAGCAAAGTCCTGGGTGAAGGGAGAGGGCCTGCAGTTGATGGAGCTCAGACGGAAAGTTTGGTTTCTTCTGGCATGGTGTCTCACAATTGTGCATCTTGTGGGAAGAACTTAGACTCTGCTTCAAAATTAATAATTAGTGATGGAAGTTATGCAAGAAGAAAAACCAATGGGTGTAGTCAATGTGGGAAAGCATGTGGAGAAAAATCATACGAATTTACTCAAAATGGAGAAGCTTGTTCTCAAAGTGAGGAAAGTATTATTCAGAAAGTGAGCATTTTGGAGAGGCCCCTTGACTACAATAAATGCATGGAAGCCTTAGACAACGAAACCGCTTTCCTTACTCATAAGAACCCATTTACAGGAGAGTCCACCTGTGAGTGGAATGGTTCTGGGTCAGATTTCATCCAGATGTCAGAGTTTAATGTTTACCAGAGATCCCAAACAGAAATGAAGCCCTTTGAATGTAGCGAATGTGGAAAGTCCTTCTGTAAAAAGTCAAAATTTATTATACACCAGAGAgctcacacaggagagaaaccttatgaatGTAACGTTTGTGGGAAATCCTTCAGCCAAAAGGGAACCCTAACTGTGCACCGGAGATCCCATTTAGAAGAGAAGCCCTACAAATGCAACGAGTGTGGGAAGACTTTCTGTCAGAAGCTCCATCTTACTCAGCATCTAAGAACTCATTCaggagagaaaccctatgaatgtagTGAGTGTGGGAAAACGTTTTGCCAAAAAACACATCTCACCCTGCACCAGAGAAATCATTCTGGCGAGAGACCCTACCCATGTACGGAATGTGGGAAGTCTTTCTCCCGCAAGTCTGCCCTCAGTGATCATCAGAGaacacacacaggagagaagcTCTATAAATGTAACGAGTGCGGGAAATCCTACTACCGGAAATCAACACTCATCACTCACCAGAGAATACACACGGGAGAGAAACCCTATCAGTGTAGCGAATGTGGAAAATTTTTTTCTCGGGTGTCGTACCTCACTATTCATTATAGAAGTCATTTAGAGGAAAAACCCTATGAATGTAATGAATGTGGAAAGACTTTCAACTTAAATTCTGCCTTCATTAGACACAGGAAAGTACACACAGATGAGAAACCTCACGAATGtagtgagtgtggaaagttttCTCTGTTTTCCTGTCTCCCTGATCATCACACGACTCCTTTaggagagaaaccttatgaatGTAATGAATGTGGAAGAACCTTCCTGGAAAATGCAGCTTTCCCATCACTCCCAAAAGGGGAGAAATCCTATGAATGTAACATATGTGGGAAATTGTTCTCTGAGTTGGCCTACTATACTGTGCATTATAGAAGTCACTCAGAAGAGAAGCCCTATGGTTGTAGTGAATGTGGGAAAACTTTCTCCCATAATTCTTCTCTCTTTCGACATCAGAGAGTGCACACAGGCGAGAAACCCTATGAGTGTTATGAGTGTGGAAAATTCTTCTCTCAGAAGTCTTATCTCACAATACATCATAGAATTCATTCCGGAGAGAAACCCTACGAGTGTAGTAAATGTGGAAAGGTCTTCTCTCGAATGTCAAACCTCACTGTCCACTATAGAAGCCACTCGGGAGAGAAGCCCTACGAATGTAATGAATGTGGGAAAGTGTTTTCTCAGAAGTCATACCTCACTGTACATTATCGAACTCATTCgggagagaaaccctatgaatgtagTGACTGTGGGAAAAAATTTCACCACAGGTCAGCTTTCAATAGCCATCAGAGAATCCACAGGAGAGGCAGCATGAACCTGCTTGATATGGAAAATCTCCTGTAG
- the RBAK gene encoding RB-associated KRAB zinc finger protein isoform X4 — protein sequence MQSRPAASFIASRAVSEASARAGALAPRDPASGRRLVAVGSRCGLRRCGRRDGRVDPASRAPSPDASCSGRGGPDTDCPPAPAQGPRGAASDGPSRSPPAPKMSGSQGPVSFWDVAVDFTQEEWRQLDAEQKIIYKDVMLESYGHLVSLGEGHSEPEHGAFHGHTPTHVERENQ from the exons ATGCAGTCCAGGCCTGCTGCTTCCTTCATCGCCTCGCGGGCGGTTTCCGAGGCGTCGGCTCGCGCAGGCGCACTGGCGCCGCGCGACCCCGCTTCCGGTCGGCGCCTGGTGGCTGTTGGCTCGCGCTGCGGCCTCCGGCGTTGCGGGCGGCGGGACGGGCGGGTGGACCCGGCTTCGCGTGCGCCCAGTCCAGACGCGAGCTGCAGCGGGCGGGGAGGCCCGGACACCGATTGCCCGCCGGCGCCGGCCCAAGGCCCGCGGG GTGCAGCCAGTGACGGTCCATCTAGATCTCCTCCAGCACCGAAAATGAGTGGATCTCAG GGGCCTGTGTCCTTTTGGGATGTGGCCGTGGACTTCACCCAGGAGGAGTGGCGGCAGCTGGACGCCGAGCAGAAGATAATCTACAAAGACGTGATGCTGGAAAGCTACGGCCACCTCGTCTCCCTGGGTGAGGGGCACTCTGAGCCCGAGCATGGGGCCTTCCACGGGCACACTCCCACCCACGTTGAAAGAGAGAACCAATAA